Within Desulfurellaceae bacterium, the genomic segment CCGCCGGCATGCCCAGCGTCCGTCGCGAGGTGTTGCCGGTGCCGATGCCCAGAATGAGCCGGCCTGGGGCGAGCACATTCAGGGTCGCAAAGTTGCCGGCCGTGACCGGGGCGATACGCGAGCTGGGATTGGTGACGTTGGTGCCCAGCTTGATCGTCGTCGTGTTGGCCGCGCACAAGGCCATGCACTGGTAGACATCGGCCCAGACCATCTGCGAATCACCGAACCAGGCGTGGCTGAAGCCCTGGCTCTCGGCCAGCGCCACATGTTTGTAGCTCTCAACATGGGAGAGAAAAATCACTCCGAAATCCATTGTTGGCTCCTTCGTCTATAGTCTCTAGGATAAGGCTCCCCCGCACGAACTGCCCGCCCCGGCCGTGCAGCCGTAGCAATGCGAGCCGACCACAATGGCCCGGTGTTCCAGCGCCCGAACGAGATCGTCGGCCGACTGCTCCCCCAGGCGCAGGGGTGTGTCGTGGCCGAGGCGCAGGTCGAGCATCTGGTTGAAGTCGCAGTCGTACACAAAGCCGTCCCACGACACGCTGACCTGAGAGCGGCACATCAGGTCGTCCAGGGTGGCCGGGTTGAACGCCTCGACCAGCAGCTGCATATAGGCCTCGAGCTGGCCGTCGCGCTCCAGACTGTGGGCAAAGCGGGCAATCGGCATATTGGTGATGGTGTACAGCTGGTTGAAGACCAGACCGAAACGCGTGCCCAACTCGCGCGTGTAGTCTGCTTGCAGCTGGTGTTGCGGAGGAGGCAGATGGGGTCCGACCGGGTTGTAGACGAGGGTCAGCCTCAGCTCCGAGTCGTCCCGGCCGTAGCCCAGGGCGTTCAGCGTCCGCAGGGCCTGAATCGACTTGTCGTACACCCCCTGACCGCGCTGTTTGGTCACGTTCTCTTCGGAGTAGCACGGCAGGCTGGCGATGATTTCGACGCCCATCCGGGCCAGAAACTCGGCCAGGTCTTCCTGGCCGGGCTCGAACAGGACCGTCAGGTTACAGCGGTCAATGACCCGGCGTCCGACGTCGCGCAGGGTTTTGACCGCATACCGAAACGACGGGTTCAGCTCGGGTGCGCCGCCCGTAATATCGACCGTGTGCGCACCGGCCGCGCGAACCAGCTCCAGCGCCAGGTCGATTGTTGAACGATCCATGATCTCGGTTCGCTTGGGACCGGCGTCAACGTGACAGTGCAGGCAGGCCTGATTGCACAGCTTGCCCACATTGATCTGCACGCTCTCAATACGTGTCCGGCGCAGCTGGCCACCCGTCTGACACGCCCGTGAGGCAAAAGAAGGAATTGGGCTTGGCATACCGAAAATCATAGAGCAGTTCCCGGCTTTTGGGTAGTCGGGCTCAAAGCTCAGCGCCGCCGCGCTGTCCAGCTCCGCACTGTGTGTCCCAGCTCTTCCAGCACCTGCGCATCGGTGCGGCCCGAGCGCTTGAGCACGTGGAAAGAGTGGTCGCCGCCCTCGACGACGTGCAGGCTGGCCCGTCTTCCCAGGCGACGCAGCAGGGGGCGCAGCAGGGCCAGGTCGGCCAGCGTATCGCGCGTGCCCTGCAGGAAGAGCATCGGGGTATGGATGTCGGTCAGATGCTCGCCACGCTCGGCCGCCGGCCGGCCGGCGGCGTGGAGCGGAAAGCCGAAAAAGATCAGTCCCCGGACACCGGGCAGCGCTTCCTGGGCCATGGCCAGCGAGGTCATGCGGCCGCCCATCGACTTTCCGCCGGCGAACAGCGGCAGGTCGCCGGCCGCCTTGTTTGCCGCAGCGATGGCCGAGCGGACCGTTTCGAGCGAACCGGACCGGGGTTCGGACGCTTGCCGCCCTGCTCCATATACGGAAACTGATAGCGGAAGCTGGCAATGCCACACTGGGCGAGTTGGGCGGCGCTGGCCTGCATGAAGGCGTGGTGCATCCCGGCTCCAGCCCCGTGGGCGAATACGAGCAGACACCGCGCGGCCGGCGGACGAACCAGCACGGCAGACACCCGGCCCGCTTTTGGGCTGGCCAGGAATCGGAGTGAACGCGTGGTCGGGCGTGGAGATTGCGCCATTGGCGTAGAGTCCGCTCCTGTCAGATTGCCAGGGGTGTATCACTTGTGCTGATGGCATCTCAAGAGGCTCCAGGTGTCGCCCGCAGCCCTCGCTTTTCCTTGTTTCGGACACGTCCTCCTGCTATGCCGGCGACAATGAACGCCGAGGAACATAAGGAGGGAACCCCGATGACAGACTACAGCCGCTATGAGTGCATCACGATCGAAAAGGCCGATAAGCTGGCCATCCTGACCCTCAACCGCCCGGACTCGCTTAACGCCGTGAATCCCCAGCTCCACAACGAGCTTGAGCGCATCTGGCTCGATGTGGCCGACGACCCGGAGGTCAACGCCATTCTGCTGACCGGTGCCGGCAGAGCCTTTTGTGCCGGCGGCGATGTCAAGGGCATGGCCTCCAGATCGGACGGACAGAGCGGGCAGGC encodes:
- the arsS gene encoding arsenosugar biosynthesis radical SAM protein ArsS (Some members of this family are selenoproteins.), with the protein product MPSPIPSFASRACQTGGQLRRTRIESVQINVGKLCNQACLHCHVDAGPKRTEIMDRSTIDLALELVRAAGAHTVDITGGAPELNPSFRYAVKTLRDVGRRVIDRCNLTVLFEPGQEDLAEFLARMGVEIIASLPCYSEENVTKQRGQGVYDKSIQALRTLNALGYGRDDSELRLTLVYNPVGPHLPPPQHQLQADYTRELGTRFGLVFNQLYTITNMPIARFAHSLERDGQLEAYMQLLVEAFNPATLDDLMCRSQVSVSWDGFVYDCDFNQMLDLRLGHDTPLRLGEQSADDLVRALEHRAIVVGSHCYGCTAGAGSSCGGALS
- a CDS encoding dienelactone hydrolase family protein; this translates as MGGRMTSLAMAQEALPGVRGLIFFGFPLHAAGRPAAERGEHLTDIHTPMLFLQGTRDTLADLALLRPLLRRLGRRASLHVVEGGDHSFHVLKRSGRTDAQVLEELGHTVRSWTARRR